The following proteins are encoded in a genomic region of Micromonospora olivasterospora:
- a CDS encoding glycosyl hydrolase family 18 protein, with the protein MKRSLRRSLWAGAVVAVTVAAVPMASAFGAGSVTAAFARVQDWGTGHETRVTVANGSSASVDTWRIEFDLPAGTTISSFWDADVTSSGNHYVAVKKSWAGPLAPGATFSWGYNGTGAYKAPLNCTINGAPCGGGTPPPTTTPPGTTPPATTPPPTTPPPSGDKKVVGYFAEWGVYARNYHVKNIHTSGSAGKLTHIMYAFGNTTGGRCSIGDSYADYEKAYTAADSVDGVADTWDQPLRGSFNQLRKLKRMYPHLKVVWSFGGWTWSSGFTQAAQNPAAFADSCYRLVEDPRWADVFDGIDIDWEYPNACGLQCDSSGPNAFKNVVSALRSRFGSSALVTAAITADGSSGGKIDAADYAGAAANLNWFMVMAYDYFGAFNPQGPTAPHSPLTSYAGIPQQGFWADAAIQKLKGKGIPASKLLLGVGFYGRGWTGVTQATPGGTATGPAPGTYEAGIEDYKVLKSSCPSTGTVAGTAYAKCGSNWWSYDTPATIGGKMTYAKNQGLGGAFIWELSGDTSNGELIGAVKGGLG; encoded by the coding sequence ATGAAGAGATCGCTCCGCCGGTCCCTCTGGGCCGGCGCCGTGGTCGCGGTGACCGTCGCGGCGGTCCCGATGGCCTCGGCGTTCGGCGCCGGAAGTGTGACCGCCGCGTTCGCCCGGGTGCAGGACTGGGGGACCGGTCACGAGACGCGGGTGACCGTCGCCAACGGCTCCAGCGCCAGCGTCGACACCTGGCGCATCGAGTTCGACCTGCCGGCCGGCACCACCATCAGCAGCTTCTGGGACGCCGACGTCACCAGCAGCGGCAACCACTACGTCGCGGTCAAGAAGAGCTGGGCCGGCCCGCTCGCCCCCGGCGCGACGTTCAGCTGGGGCTACAACGGCACCGGGGCGTACAAGGCGCCGCTGAACTGCACGATCAACGGCGCGCCGTGCGGCGGCGGCACCCCGCCGCCCACCACGACCCCGCCCGGTACGACCCCGCCGGCCACCACGCCGCCGCCCACGACCCCGCCGCCCAGCGGGGACAAGAAGGTCGTCGGCTACTTCGCCGAGTGGGGCGTCTACGCCCGCAACTACCACGTCAAGAACATCCACACCAGCGGCTCGGCCGGCAAGCTCACCCACATCATGTACGCGTTCGGCAACACGACCGGCGGCCGGTGCAGCATCGGCGACAGCTACGCCGACTACGAGAAGGCGTACACGGCGGCGGACAGCGTCGACGGCGTCGCGGACACCTGGGACCAGCCGCTGCGCGGCAGCTTCAACCAGCTGCGCAAGCTCAAGCGGATGTACCCGCACCTGAAGGTCGTCTGGTCCTTCGGCGGCTGGACCTGGTCCAGCGGCTTCACGCAGGCCGCGCAGAACCCGGCCGCGTTCGCCGACAGCTGCTACCGGCTGGTCGAGGACCCGCGCTGGGCCGACGTCTTCGACGGCATCGACATCGACTGGGAGTACCCCAACGCCTGCGGCCTGCAGTGCGACAGCAGCGGCCCGAACGCGTTCAAGAACGTGGTCAGCGCGCTGCGCTCCCGGTTCGGCTCCTCGGCCCTGGTCACCGCGGCGATCACCGCCGACGGCAGCAGCGGCGGAAAGATCGACGCCGCCGACTACGCCGGCGCCGCGGCGAACCTCAACTGGTTCATGGTCATGGCGTACGACTACTTCGGCGCCTTCAACCCGCAGGGCCCGACCGCCCCGCACTCGCCGCTCACCTCGTACGCCGGCATCCCGCAGCAGGGCTTCTGGGCGGACGCGGCGATCCAGAAACTCAAGGGCAAGGGCATCCCGGCGAGCAAACTGCTGCTCGGCGTCGGCTTCTACGGCCGGGGCTGGACGGGGGTGACCCAGGCCACCCCGGGCGGCACGGCCACCGGCCCCGCCCCGGGCACCTACGAGGCCGGCATCGAGGACTACAAGGTGCTGAAGAGCAGCTGCCCGTCCACCGGCACGGTCGCCGGCACCGCGTACGCCAAGTGCGGCAGCAACTGGTGGAGCTACGACACCCCGGCCACCATCGGCGGCAAGATGACGTACGCGAAAAACCAGGGCCTCGGCGGCGCCTTCATCTGGGAACTCTCCGGCGACACGAGCAACGGCGAGTTGATCGGCGCGGTCAAGGGCGGGCTCGGCTGA
- a CDS encoding glutathione peroxidase has product MTVFDIDIDALAGGPADLGAYRGRALLVVNVASRCGLTPQYAGLQALHEAYADRGLVVLGVPCNQFAGQEPGTPAEIGEFCQVNYGVTFPLTEKVDVNGPGRHPLYAELVSTPDAEGHTGDVRWNFEKFLVAPDGTVAARFAPTVTPEDPELRAAVEKVLPA; this is encoded by the coding sequence ATGACCGTCTTCGACATCGACATCGACGCCCTGGCCGGCGGCCCGGCCGACCTTGGCGCGTACCGGGGCAGGGCGCTGCTGGTGGTGAACGTGGCCTCCCGGTGCGGCCTCACCCCGCAGTACGCCGGCCTCCAGGCTCTGCACGAGGCGTACGCGGACCGCGGCCTGGTGGTGCTCGGCGTGCCGTGCAACCAGTTCGCCGGCCAGGAGCCGGGCACCCCCGCCGAGATCGGCGAGTTCTGCCAGGTCAACTACGGCGTGACCTTCCCGCTGACGGAGAAGGTCGACGTCAACGGCCCGGGCCGGCACCCGCTCTACGCGGAGCTGGTGTCCACCCCGGACGCGGAGGGCCACACGGGCGACGTGCGGTGGAACTTCGAGAAGTTCCTGGTCGCGCCGGACGGCACGGTGGCGGCCCGGTTCGCCCCGACCGTCACTCCCGAAGACCCGGAACTGCGCGCGGCGGTCGAGAAGGTCCTGCCGGCCTGA
- a CDS encoding SGNH/GDSL hydrolase family protein, producing MRKSRLVTLAVSLAASIGATFALAVPAQAAATDRYVALGDSYASGVGAGSYTSESGACQRSTNAYPALYNANIRPASYRSVACSGATTTDVINNQLSALSSTTTLVSVTIGGNDVGFANIMTTCVLYGESQCLAAIEAAKTKARNELSGKLANVYNGIKSRAPSARLVVVGYPVFYQLGTFCVGLSANSRAALNDGINLVDDITRTAATSAGFKFADVRSIFVGHQLCSYGEKWLHALNYLDLGVSYHPTAAGQAGGYYPVFRSVAG from the coding sequence GTGCGGAAATCCCGTCTCGTTACCCTCGCCGTGAGCCTCGCGGCCTCCATCGGCGCCACGTTCGCGCTGGCCGTCCCGGCCCAGGCGGCCGCCACCGACCGCTACGTCGCACTCGGCGACTCGTACGCCTCCGGCGTCGGAGCCGGCAGCTACACCTCTGAGAGCGGTGCCTGCCAGCGCAGCACCAACGCGTACCCGGCGCTGTACAACGCCAACATCAGGCCGGCTTCGTACCGCTCGGTCGCCTGCTCCGGCGCGACCACCACGGACGTGATCAACAACCAGCTCTCCGCGCTGTCGTCGACCACCACGCTGGTCAGCGTCACCATCGGCGGCAACGACGTCGGCTTCGCCAACATCATGACGACCTGCGTCCTGTACGGCGAGAGCCAGTGCCTCGCCGCCATCGAGGCGGCGAAGACGAAGGCCCGCAACGAGCTGTCCGGCAAGCTGGCCAACGTCTACAACGGGATCAAGAGCCGCGCCCCGTCCGCGCGCCTCGTCGTCGTGGGCTACCCGGTCTTCTACCAGCTCGGCACCTTCTGCGTCGGGCTCAGCGCCAACTCGCGCGCCGCGCTCAACGACGGCATCAACCTGGTGGACGACATCACCCGGACCGCCGCCACCTCGGCCGGCTTCAAGTTCGCCGACGTCCGGTCGATCTTCGTCGGCCACCAGCTGTGCAGCTACGGCGAGAAGTGGCTGCACGCCCTGAACTACCTGGACCTCGGCGTGTCGTACCACCCGACCGCGGCCGGCCAGGCCGGCGGCTACTACCCGGTCTTCCGTTCCGTCGCGGGCTGA
- a CDS encoding GNAT family N-acetyltransferase: MGVFVVDKPDRPGELAACAVGTIDRRLGGPTNPSGLTGYVYNVVTDPGCRRRGYSRACLEALLEWFAGRGVRKIDLRASADGEPLYRSLGFVAVSGPTMRLNLPPR; this comes from the coding sequence ATGGGCGTCTTCGTCGTCGACAAGCCGGACCGGCCGGGGGAGTTGGCCGCCTGTGCGGTCGGCACGATCGACCGCCGGCTCGGCGGCCCGACCAACCCCAGCGGCCTGACCGGGTACGTGTACAACGTGGTCACCGATCCGGGGTGCCGCCGGCGGGGGTACTCGCGGGCGTGCCTGGAGGCGCTGCTGGAGTGGTTCGCCGGGCGTGGGGTGCGGAAGATCGACCTGCGGGCGTCGGCGGACGGGGAGCCGCTGTATCGGTCGCTGGGCTTCGTCGCCGTCTCCGGCCCGACGATGCGGCTGAACCTGCCGCCCCGCTGA
- a CDS encoding DUF2203 domain-containing protein: protein MFTLAQARQLVATLHPRIDELIRLRADLSELRADLAGGRPSPLGGVAEAKGLEARLHAVVEELHEHDIQIKGLAPVLLDFPGERDGHPVLWCWLEGDADVRWYHRADCGFAGRRRV, encoded by the coding sequence GTGTTCACGCTCGCCCAGGCCCGCCAGCTCGTGGCCACCCTGCACCCGCGCATCGACGAACTGATCCGGCTCCGGGCCGACCTGTCCGAGCTGCGCGCCGACCTGGCCGGCGGGCGGCCGAGCCCGCTCGGCGGCGTGGCCGAGGCCAAGGGCCTGGAGGCGCGACTGCACGCGGTCGTCGAGGAGCTGCACGAGCACGACATCCAGATCAAGGGGCTCGCCCCGGTGCTGCTCGACTTTCCCGGCGAGCGCGACGGCCACCCGGTGCTGTGGTGCTGGCTGGAGGGGGACGCCGACGTGCGCTGGTACCACCGCGCCGACTGCGGCTTCGCCGGCCGCCGCCGGGTGTGA
- the proC gene encoding pyrroline-5-carboxylate reductase, which yields MSLGVHTVAVIGAGKIGELMLSGLLRSGWPVERLLATARRSARAEELTARYGVRVVDNLTAVEEAEVLAVSVKPQDAAALLDEIGPKVPADKLVISLCAGLPTSFFGRRLPAGTPVVRVMTNTPALVDEAMSAISAGAHATEAHLALAEEMFKPLGATIRVPESQQDAVTALSGSGPAYFYLLVEAMIDAGILLGLPRQVAHELIVQTAIGSAVMLRDSGEHPVKLREAVTSPAGTTISAVRELENHGVRAAMLAALEAARDRARELAAQSG from the coding sequence ATGTCACTCGGAGTCCACACGGTCGCGGTGATCGGGGCGGGCAAGATCGGCGAGCTGATGCTCTCCGGGCTGCTGCGCTCGGGTTGGCCGGTGGAGCGGCTGCTCGCCACGGCCCGGCGGTCGGCCCGGGCCGAGGAGCTGACCGCCCGCTACGGCGTGCGGGTCGTCGACAACCTGACGGCGGTGGAGGAGGCGGAGGTGCTGGCCGTCTCGGTCAAGCCGCAGGACGCCGCCGCCCTGCTCGACGAGATCGGGCCGAAGGTGCCGGCCGACAAGCTGGTCATCTCGCTCTGCGCCGGCCTGCCGACCAGCTTCTTCGGCCGGCGGCTGCCCGCCGGCACCCCCGTGGTCCGGGTGATGACCAACACCCCGGCCCTGGTCGACGAGGCGATGAGCGCCATCTCGGCCGGCGCCCACGCGACCGAGGCGCACCTGGCGCTCGCCGAGGAGATGTTCAAGCCGCTCGGCGCGACGATCCGGGTCCCCGAGTCCCAGCAGGACGCCGTGACCGCCCTCTCGGGGTCCGGGCCGGCGTACTTCTACCTGCTGGTCGAGGCCATGATCGACGCGGGGATCCTGCTCGGCCTGCCCCGCCAGGTGGCCCACGAGCTGATCGTGCAGACCGCGATCGGGTCGGCGGTCATGCTGCGTGACTCCGGCGAGCACCCGGTCAAGCTGCGCGAGGCGGTCACCTCGCCGGCCGGCACCACCATCTCCGCCGTCCGCGAGCTGGAGAACCACGGCGTCCGCGCGGCCATGCTCGCCGCGCTGGAGGCCGCGCGCGACCGGGCCCGCGAGCTGGCCGCCCAGTCCGGCTGA
- a CDS encoding 6-phosphofructokinase, producing the protein MRIGVLTGGGDCPGLNAVIRAVVRKGVASYGHEFVGFQDGWKGPLEGLSKPLGIAEVRGILPRGGTILGSSRTNPFKIENGVERIKENLAAQGVDALIAIGGEDTLGVATKLHELGVHVVGVPKTIDNDLGATDYTFGFDTAVNIAMEAIDRLHTTAESHHRTLVVEVMGRHAGWIALHAGLAGGANAILLPERQFDVDQVAGYVEKRFQHQYAPIVVVAEGAQPLDGQMVLHNQELDAFGHVRLGGIGQWLAEQLEAKTGKEARTVVLGHIQRGGTPTAFDRVLATRLGLQAIDAAHEGDWGKMVAMQSTDIVRVPLAEATRELKTVPLERYAEAEVFFGS; encoded by the coding sequence ATGCGTATCGGCGTGCTCACCGGCGGCGGCGACTGCCCGGGTCTGAACGCGGTAATCCGGGCGGTGGTCCGCAAGGGCGTCGCCAGCTACGGCCACGAGTTCGTGGGCTTCCAGGACGGCTGGAAGGGCCCGCTTGAGGGCCTGTCCAAGCCCCTGGGCATCGCGGAGGTGCGGGGCATCCTGCCGCGGGGCGGCACGATCCTCGGCTCCTCGCGTACCAACCCCTTCAAGATCGAGAACGGCGTCGAGCGGATCAAGGAGAATCTCGCCGCGCAGGGCGTCGACGCGCTGATCGCGATCGGCGGCGAGGACACGCTCGGCGTCGCCACCAAGCTGCACGAGCTGGGCGTCCACGTGGTCGGCGTGCCGAAGACGATCGACAACGACCTCGGTGCCACCGACTACACGTTCGGCTTCGACACGGCGGTCAACATCGCCATGGAGGCGATCGACCGGCTGCACACCACCGCGGAGAGCCACCACCGCACCCTGGTCGTCGAGGTGATGGGCCGGCACGCCGGCTGGATCGCCCTGCACGCCGGCCTGGCCGGCGGCGCCAACGCCATCCTGCTGCCGGAGCGGCAGTTCGACGTCGACCAGGTCGCCGGGTACGTCGAGAAGCGCTTCCAGCACCAGTACGCCCCGATCGTCGTGGTCGCCGAGGGCGCCCAGCCGCTGGACGGCCAGATGGTGCTGCACAACCAGGAGCTGGACGCGTTCGGCCACGTCCGCCTCGGCGGCATCGGCCAGTGGCTGGCCGAGCAGCTGGAGGCGAAGACCGGCAAGGAGGCGCGGACGGTCGTGCTGGGCCACATCCAGCGCGGCGGCACCCCGACCGCCTTCGACCGGGTGCTCGCCACCCGCCTCGGCCTGCAGGCCATCGACGCCGCGCACGAGGGCGACTGGGGCAAGATGGTCGCGATGCAGAGCACGGACATCGTCCGGGTGCCGCTGGCCGAGGCGACCCGGGAGCTGAAGACCGTGCCGCTGGAGCGGTACGCCGAGGCCGAGGTCTTCTTCGGCAGCTGA
- a CDS encoding pyridoxamine 5'-phosphate oxidase family protein, with amino-acid sequence MSSDRPRSDDVRRRVTELVRAARTCVLTTFGLDGRLVGRPMLLQQAEFDGDLWFFAYADSTKVRQIRVNPEVNAAFPDHGNQAWVSLSGTAQEAYDPERARRLWSPPLWIWFPDGPATSGLTLLRVRVSSAVHWDAPGGSRLDLLDPARGKVPERPPRPARNREVRF; translated from the coding sequence ATGAGCAGTGACCGGCCCCGCTCCGATGACGTCCGGCGCCGGGTCACCGAGCTGGTCCGCGCCGCCCGGACCTGCGTGCTGACCACCTTCGGGCTCGACGGGCGGCTGGTCGGGCGGCCGATGCTGCTCCAGCAGGCGGAGTTCGACGGCGACCTGTGGTTCTTCGCGTACGCCGACTCGACCAAGGTCCGCCAGATCCGGGTCAACCCCGAGGTCAACGCGGCGTTTCCCGACCACGGGAACCAGGCCTGGGTTTCGCTCTCGGGGACGGCGCAGGAGGCGTACGACCCCGAGCGCGCGCGGCGGCTGTGGAGCCCGCCGCTGTGGATCTGGTTCCCGGACGGTCCGGCCACCTCCGGGCTGACCCTGCTGCGCGTGCGCGTCTCCTCCGCCGTCCACTGGGACGCGCCGGGCGGCTCCCGGCTGGATCTGCTGGACCCGGCCCGGGGGAAGGTGCCCGAGCGGCCGCCGAGGCCGGCCCGGAACCGCGAGGTGCGGTTCTGA
- a CDS encoding polyadenylate-specific 3'-exoribonuclease AS: MVYRYFYDCEFIEDGRTVDLVSIGVVDEHGREFYAVSTEFDDSRAVPWVRRNVLDKLPSPADRSWRSRERIRDDLYEFLVEPIRGRPDEELELWAWYAAYDHVVLAQLWGAMPALPREIPRFTKDLRQLWDDRGRPRLPQAAAARHDALVDARHNLARWRAMTAR, translated from the coding sequence ATGGTCTACCGCTACTTCTACGACTGCGAGTTCATTGAGGACGGCCGCACGGTCGACCTGGTGTCGATCGGTGTCGTCGACGAGCACGGGCGCGAGTTCTACGCCGTGTCCACGGAGTTCGACGATTCCCGCGCCGTGCCGTGGGTGCGGCGCAACGTGCTGGACAAGCTCCCGTCGCCGGCCGACCGGTCCTGGCGGTCCCGGGAGCGGATCCGCGACGACCTCTACGAGTTCCTGGTCGAGCCGATCCGCGGCCGGCCGGACGAGGAGCTGGAACTGTGGGCCTGGTACGCGGCGTACGACCACGTCGTGCTGGCCCAGCTCTGGGGGGCGATGCCGGCGCTGCCCCGGGAGATCCCGCGGTTCACCAAGGACCTGCGGCAGCTCTGGGACGACCGGGGTCGGCCGAGGCTGCCCCAGGCCGCCGCGGCCCGGCACGACGCGCTGGTCGACGCCCGGCACAACCTCGCCCGTTGGCGCGCCATGACCGCCCGCTGA
- a CDS encoding Crp/Fnr family transcriptional regulator, which produces MEVRLPEPGDALTGVEMFAGLEPEVRQRVIAAAVPRTYRKGQLLFVENDPGESLIVLRRGAVAVFRTAPTGERAVLTVIRPPDVLGEVSLLDASTRSASAEAIEDCAALALSRPAFMELVHSNPRILDAVMRSLGGLIRRLTEQNADHVFLDLPGRVAKTLVRLAGESQAPMITIELNQSQLAEMAGGSRQSVNQAIGSFASRGWLRTEGRRIVVTDVAALRRRAGMNDR; this is translated from the coding sequence GTGGAGGTTCGCCTGCCGGAGCCGGGTGACGCGCTCACGGGTGTCGAGATGTTCGCCGGCCTCGAGCCGGAGGTGCGTCAACGGGTCATCGCGGCGGCGGTGCCGCGCACGTACCGCAAGGGCCAGCTGCTCTTCGTCGAGAACGACCCGGGCGAGTCGCTCATCGTGCTGCGCCGCGGGGCGGTGGCCGTGTTCCGTACGGCGCCGACCGGGGAGCGGGCGGTGCTGACGGTGATCCGACCGCCGGACGTGCTCGGCGAGGTCTCCCTGCTGGACGCCTCCACCCGCTCCGCGTCGGCGGAGGCGATCGAGGACTGCGCCGCGCTCGCGCTGTCCCGCCCGGCCTTCATGGAGCTGGTGCACTCCAACCCGCGCATCCTCGACGCCGTGATGCGCTCGCTCGGCGGCCTGATCCGCCGCCTGACGGAGCAGAACGCCGACCACGTCTTCCTGGACCTGCCCGGCAGGGTCGCCAAGACCCTGGTCCGGCTGGCCGGCGAGAGCCAGGCGCCGATGATCACCATTGAGCTGAACCAGAGCCAGCTCGCCGAGATGGCCGGTGGCTCCCGGCAGAGCGTCAACCAGGCGATCGGGTCCTTCGCCAGCCGGGGCTGGCTGCGTACGGAGGGGCGCCGGATCGTGGTCACCGACGTCGCGGCGCTGCGCCGCCGCGCGGGCATGAACGACCGCTGA
- a CDS encoding ATP-binding protein: protein MDLKCGHCSREAGPDDRFCGGCGQALTRSCAHCGHPNGAEANFCTSCGHPLRDRPIVVQEDRRQVSVLFVDIVDFTTYAERADPEQARGLQQGYFATVRRLVHQYGGVVEKYIGDAVMALFGAPVATDNDALRCVRAGLELQRNLARQPAGPHPPLQFRVGIATGEALVDLSAARDGGQGFVTGDVVNTASRLQSLAPPGGVVVDESTWAATRHDMEYADRPPVTLRGRSTVSRIWLAVRALPQRDLSTAELTPMVDREHERGLLVSALHRTVNEGTSQLVTVFGPAGVGKSRLLRELARHAASLPGPPVTWLVGQCPPFGENVTYAALADIVRAWVGVPDVDDPAAFRGRLRQRLAALADPHAVRLADSLGPLIGLPGERLTPGETEAAWRRFLLGLATAGPTVLVFEDMHWADQAMLTFVEQLGAAARGVPLLVVATARPELRERHPAWTGTISGAMSISVPPMHDDDIGTLYSLLLGQAALPPASRAPLIEFADGNPLYAQEYARMLLDAPGSAGRPDPAGAPGMPRTVQAVIANRLDLLDPSDRAVLQAAAVVGVQFWAGPVATALSRPVEWVERALDRLQRRDLVYEQTSSTLPGQPEYRFRHILVRDVCYQRLPRAERVLRHQRTADWLEQVTDGRQHDLVEMLANHRWAAHEIARTVGLDTAPYAPAARAALHRAARRAYELHALDTAATLVGRALALAGEPDPTLELFAAEVAFYRDGDGFLVDGGTDTLTRLADRLAAAGERTGAARAWTLLATAAWSRADRAETLRCLDRAIGIYADLPDTEEKAGALLELARVHMLNAETDPACAAARAAAALAARLQLREVSANARITLAVARYLCGVSEAYAELAEVTEHCRVERLTSRRRAVQNLAWALQEEGDLAGSARLVDEQRSLDNGGEHSLATSFEDPWARSYYAGDWGSASALVAEWIRRPTAEWDLHLVAASGWMRALREEPEPATGEAAELAVAGRPPAAPQSGAPEQEAGADQVARAVVAARRSGFHRVLRSTLAHAAFCRAVQGRAEEALELLGELDDDWRKTRMIPFAEWVPAVGHVAVVLGGDAARLVRDLLAHSPRTTPWARAAGQAAEAALARAAGDAATAAELLRSAARRYRRMGDATDHMIATALTAPALREVDPRAAAEVLAEVREFAARNDAPGLLRLAGAG, encoded by the coding sequence ATCGACCTCAAGTGTGGACACTGCTCACGCGAAGCCGGTCCGGACGACCGCTTCTGCGGCGGCTGCGGGCAGGCGCTGACCCGCAGCTGCGCGCACTGCGGGCACCCCAACGGCGCCGAGGCCAACTTCTGCACCAGTTGCGGCCATCCGCTGCGCGACCGTCCCATCGTGGTGCAGGAGGACCGCCGGCAGGTCAGCGTGCTGTTCGTCGACATCGTCGACTTCACGACGTACGCCGAGCGGGCCGACCCCGAGCAGGCGCGCGGCCTCCAGCAGGGCTACTTCGCGACGGTACGGCGGCTGGTGCACCAGTACGGCGGGGTGGTCGAGAAGTACATCGGCGACGCGGTGATGGCGCTGTTCGGGGCGCCGGTGGCCACCGACAACGACGCGCTGCGCTGCGTCCGGGCCGGGCTGGAGCTGCAGCGGAACCTGGCCCGCCAGCCCGCCGGCCCGCACCCGCCGCTCCAGTTCCGGGTCGGCATCGCCACCGGCGAGGCGCTGGTGGACCTCTCCGCCGCACGCGACGGCGGGCAGGGCTTCGTCACGGGCGACGTGGTGAACACCGCCTCCCGGTTACAGTCCCTGGCGCCGCCCGGCGGGGTGGTGGTCGACGAGAGCACCTGGGCCGCCACCCGGCACGACATGGAGTACGCCGACCGGCCGCCGGTCACCCTGCGGGGCCGCTCCACCGTCAGCCGGATCTGGCTGGCCGTCCGCGCCCTGCCGCAGCGGGACCTGAGCACGGCCGAGCTGACCCCGATGGTGGACCGGGAACACGAGCGCGGCCTGCTGGTCAGCGCCCTGCACCGGACGGTCAACGAGGGCACCTCGCAGCTGGTCACCGTCTTCGGCCCGGCCGGCGTGGGCAAGAGCCGGCTGCTGCGCGAGCTGGCCCGGCACGCCGCCAGCCTGCCCGGCCCGCCGGTGACCTGGCTGGTCGGGCAGTGCCCGCCGTTCGGCGAGAACGTGACGTACGCCGCGCTCGCCGACATCGTCCGGGCCTGGGTCGGCGTGCCGGACGTGGACGACCCGGCGGCGTTCCGCGGGCGGCTGCGGCAGCGCCTGGCGGCGCTCGCCGACCCGCACGCCGTACGGCTGGCCGACTCGCTGGGCCCGCTGATCGGCCTGCCGGGCGAGCGGCTCACCCCGGGCGAGACCGAGGCGGCCTGGCGGCGGTTCCTGCTCGGCCTCGCCACGGCCGGGCCGACGGTGCTGGTGTTCGAGGACATGCACTGGGCCGACCAGGCGATGCTCACCTTCGTCGAGCAGCTGGGCGCGGCAGCGCGGGGGGTGCCCCTGCTGGTGGTGGCGACCGCCCGGCCGGAGCTGAGGGAGCGGCACCCGGCGTGGACCGGGACGATCAGCGGAGCCATGTCGATCTCCGTGCCGCCGATGCACGACGACGACATCGGCACCCTGTACTCGCTGCTGCTCGGGCAGGCGGCCCTGCCGCCGGCGTCCCGGGCGCCGCTGATCGAGTTCGCCGACGGCAACCCGCTCTACGCCCAGGAGTACGCCCGGATGCTGCTGGACGCGCCCGGGTCGGCCGGGCGCCCCGACCCGGCGGGCGCGCCCGGCATGCCCCGGACGGTGCAGGCGGTCATCGCCAACCGGCTCGACCTGCTCGACCCGTCCGACCGGGCCGTGCTCCAGGCCGCCGCCGTGGTCGGCGTGCAGTTCTGGGCGGGGCCGGTGGCCACCGCGCTGAGCCGGCCGGTGGAGTGGGTCGAGCGGGCGCTGGACCGGCTGCAGCGCCGGGACCTGGTGTACGAGCAGACGAGCTCGACCCTGCCCGGCCAGCCGGAGTACCGGTTCCGGCACATCCTGGTGCGGGACGTCTGCTACCAGCGGCTCCCCCGGGCCGAGCGGGTGCTGCGCCACCAGCGCACCGCGGACTGGCTGGAGCAGGTCACCGACGGCCGGCAGCACGACCTCGTGGAGATGCTGGCCAACCACCGCTGGGCGGCGCACGAGATCGCCCGGACCGTCGGCCTGGACACCGCCCCGTACGCCCCGGCGGCCCGCGCCGCCCTGCACCGCGCCGCCCGGCGGGCGTACGAGCTGCACGCGCTGGACACCGCCGCCACGCTGGTGGGTCGGGCGCTGGCCCTGGCCGGCGAGCCCGACCCGACGCTGGAGCTGTTCGCCGCCGAGGTGGCGTTCTACCGCGATGGCGACGGCTTCCTGGTCGACGGCGGGACGGACACGCTGACCCGGCTGGCCGACCGGCTGGCCGCGGCCGGGGAGCGGACGGGCGCGGCCCGGGCGTGGACGCTGCTGGCCACGGCCGCCTGGAGCCGGGCGGACCGCGCCGAGACGCTGCGCTGCCTGGACCGGGCCATCGGCATCTACGCCGACCTGCCCGACACGGAGGAGAAGGCGGGGGCCCTGCTGGAGCTGGCCCGGGTGCACATGCTGAACGCCGAGACCGATCCGGCCTGCGCGGCGGCCCGGGCGGCCGCCGCCCTGGCCGCGCGGCTCCAGCTGCGCGAGGTCAGCGCGAACGCCCGGATCACCCTCGCCGTCGCCCGCTACCTGTGCGGCGTGAGCGAGGCGTACGCCGAGCTGGCGGAGGTCACCGAGCACTGCCGGGTGGAGCGGCTGACCAGCCGCCGGCGGGCGGTGCAGAACCTGGCCTGGGCGTTGCAGGAGGAGGGCGACCTGGCCGGCTCGGCCCGGCTGGTGGACGAACAGCGCTCGCTGGACAACGGCGGGGAGCACAGCCTGGCCACGAGCTTCGAGGACCCGTGGGCCCGGTCGTACTACGCCGGGGACTGGGGATCGGCGTCGGCGCTGGTCGCCGAGTGGATCCGGCGGCCGACCGCCGAGTGGGACCTGCACCTCGTGGCGGCGTCGGGCTGGATGCGGGCGCTGCGCGAGGAGCCGGAGCCCGCCACGGGCGAGGCGGCGGAGCTGGCCGTGGCGGGCCGCCCGCCGGCCGCGCCCCAGTCCGGCGCGCCGGAGCAGGAGGCCGGGGCCGACCAGGTGGCGCGGGCGGTCGTGGCGGCCCGGCGGTCCGGCTTCCACCGGGTGCTGCGCTCGACCCTGGCCCACGCCGCGTTCTGCCGGGCGGTGCAGGGGCGCGCCGAGGAGGCGCTGGAACTGCTGGGCGAGCTGGACGACGACTGGCGCAAGACCAGGATGATCCCGTTCGCCGAGTGGGTTCCGGCGGTCGGGCACGTCGCCGTGGTGCTGGGCGGCGACGCGGCCCGGCTGGTCCGCGACCTGCTGGCCCACTCGCCCCGGACGACGCCCTGGGCGCGGGCGGCCGGGCAGGCGGCGGAGGCGGCGCTGGCCCGGGCGGCGGGCGACGCCGCGACCGCCGCGGAGCTGCTCCGGTCGGCGGCCCGGCGCTACCGGCGGATGGGTGACGCCACCGACCACATGATCGCCACCGCGCTCACGGCGCCGGCGCTGCGCGAGGTGGACCCGCGGGCCGCGGCCGAGGTGCTGGCCGAGGTACGCGAGTTCGCGGCCCGCAACGACGCGCCGGGGCTGCTGCGGCTCGCCGGGGCGGGTTGA